One segment of Pseudanabaena sp. FACHB-2040 DNA contains the following:
- a CDS encoding succinate dehydrogenase cytochrome b subunit translates to MTDVLRSPSTESSAPAQEPRLYQSPIGKKLLSAVTGLGLAIFVLVHMLGNLILFTGSNAYNQYARHLEDWGVLLYVIEAGLLVFVLVHAGLGIQIYLNRLKARPVHYQKYASAGSPSLQSLSSRTMIFTGITLAVFLVFHLTSFKFGAYYDAEFGGVPGRDLARLVFEKFHEPMYAFGYPAVMVLLGFHLRHGIWSALQSLGAMSKSIRPLVYALSTVLAALIAAGFIALPLAIYFNLLS, encoded by the coding sequence ATGACCGACGTTCTTAGGTCACCCAGCACCGAATCGTCTGCTCCAGCCCAGGAGCCACGGCTTTATCAGTCTCCTATCGGTAAAAAGCTGCTCTCGGCGGTAACTGGGCTAGGACTGGCAATCTTTGTCCTGGTGCATATGCTGGGCAATTTAATTTTGTTTACTGGCAGCAATGCCTACAACCAGTACGCCCGCCACCTAGAAGACTGGGGAGTGCTGCTGTATGTCATTGAGGCTGGGCTGCTGGTATTTGTCCTGGTACATGCGGGGCTGGGCATTCAGATTTACCTGAACCGGCTCAAAGCTCGCCCGGTGCATTACCAGAAATATGCTTCTGCGGGCAGTCCCAGTCTGCAAAGCCTGAGTTCTCGCACCATGATTTTTACCGGCATTACGCTGGCGGTCTTTTTGGTGTTTCACCTGACTAGCTTTAAGTTTGGGGCCTATTACGACGCTGAGTTTGGCGGAGTTCCGGGGCGGGATTTGGCGCGGCTGGTGTTTGAGAAGTTTCACGAGCCGATGTATGCCTTTGGCTATCCGGCGGTGATGGTGCTGCTAGGCTTCCACCTACGCCACGGCATCTGGAGTGCGCTGCAGTCGCTGGGGGCCATGAGCAAGTCGATTAGGCCCCTGGTCTATGCCCTGAGTACGGTTTTAGCAGCGCTGATTGCGGCAGGATTTATTGCGCTGCCGCTGGCAATTTATTTCAACCTGTTGAGCTGA
- a CDS encoding fasciclin domain-containing protein, with protein MNHVLTVGLGVLGAGLVASLPAAAGDMVEKDSAQVETTEEMQEQAEEMQAEETTETTIVDVASSSGEFEILVAAVEAAGLVEVLSGEGPFTVFAPTDAAFEALPEGALEALLMPENQALLAQILTYHVVPGTVTSGDLVEGDVATVEGSDVTVSLGDSVMVNDATVVMPDIEASNGVIHVIDKVIIPPSLLSELDVEKPAL; from the coding sequence ATGAATCACGTACTTACCGTTGGGCTCGGAGTCCTCGGAGCAGGTTTGGTCGCGTCTTTGCCTGCTGCCGCTGGTGACATGGTTGAAAAGGACTCTGCCCAAGTAGAGACGACCGAGGAAATGCAAGAACAGGCCGAGGAAATGCAGGCCGAGGAAACCACTGAGACAACCATTGTCGATGTTGCATCTAGCAGTGGCGAGTTTGAGATTCTAGTTGCTGCCGTTGAGGCGGCTGGCCTAGTAGAAGTCCTATCTGGGGAAGGGCCTTTCACCGTTTTCGCGCCGACCGATGCCGCCTTTGAGGCCCTCCCTGAAGGTGCACTAGAGGCGCTACTCATGCCTGAAAACCAGGCGTTACTGGCTCAGATTCTGACCTACCACGTCGTCCCTGGTACCGTTACCTCTGGCGATTTGGTTGAAGGCGACGTAGCTACCGTAGAGGGCAGTGACGTTACAGTGTCTCTGGGCGACAGCGTCATGGTCAATGATGCAACCGTCGTGATGCCTGATATAGAAGCCAGCAATGGGGTGATTCACGTCATCGATAAGGTGATCATTCCCCCCAGCCTGCTGAGCGAACTTGATGTAGAAAAGCCTGCCTTATAG
- a CDS encoding fumarate reductase/succinate dehydrogenase flavoprotein subunit yields the protein MALDSRVPAGQLQDKWDGFRERCRLVSPNNKRKHTVLVVGTGLAGASAAASLAELGYHVKSFCIQDSPRRAHSIAAQGGINAAKNYPNDGDSVWRLFHDTIKGGDYRSREANVYRLAQISTSIIDQCVAQGVPFAREYGGLLDTRSFGGTLVSRTFYARGQTGQQLLLGAYSAMMRMVQAGKIEVYARREMLDLVVVNGQARGIVVRNLVTGQLERYAGDAVLLCTGGYGNVYYLSTNAKNSNVTAAWRCHKRGAHFANPCYTQIHPTCIPVSGDYQSKLTLMSEGLRNDGRVWVPKTPGDTRSPEAIPEAERDYYLEQRYPTFGNLVPRDVASRNAKQVTDQGRGVGETGLAVYLDFRDAIAKQGKGAIAARYGNLFDMYQRITGDNPYDVPMRIYPAVHYTMGGLWVDYHLMSTVPGLFVLGEANFSDHGANRLGASALMQGLADGYFVIPYTLGNYIASQPLPPVSPDHDAFAEAEAAAQARITQLLSIQGEKTVLEFHRDLGRLVWDFVGMARHREGLESVITQIQDLREEFWQNLKVPGQPNTYNKNLEFAGRVADFMELAELMARDALHREESCGGHFRQESQTPEGEAKRDDEHFAYVAAWEYRGEGRVPDLHKESLDFENVELTQRSYR from the coding sequence ATGGCACTAGATTCACGGGTTCCGGCAGGGCAATTGCAGGACAAGTGGGATGGCTTTAGGGAGCGCTGTCGTCTGGTTAGCCCCAACAACAAGCGCAAGCACACGGTTTTGGTAGTCGGTACGGGCCTAGCGGGGGCTTCGGCGGCAGCGAGTTTGGCGGAGTTGGGCTACCACGTTAAGAGCTTTTGCATTCAAGACTCTCCCCGGCGGGCGCACAGCATTGCGGCCCAGGGCGGCATCAATGCGGCCAAAAATTATCCTAATGATGGCGATAGCGTTTGGCGGCTGTTTCACGACACGATCAAGGGCGGTGACTATCGCTCCCGCGAGGCCAACGTCTATCGGCTGGCCCAAATCAGCACCAGCATTATTGACCAATGTGTGGCTCAGGGAGTTCCCTTTGCCCGTGAATACGGCGGCCTGCTCGACACCCGATCCTTTGGCGGTACGCTGGTTTCGCGCACCTTTTATGCACGAGGACAGACTGGACAGCAGCTCCTGCTAGGGGCCTATAGCGCCATGATGCGCATGGTGCAGGCTGGCAAAATAGAGGTCTATGCTCGGCGGGAAATGCTGGACCTGGTTGTCGTCAACGGGCAGGCGCGGGGCATTGTGGTGCGCAACTTGGTAACGGGCCAGCTGGAGCGCTATGCCGGAGATGCCGTTTTGCTCTGTACGGGCGGCTATGGCAATGTCTATTACCTCTCAACCAACGCCAAAAACTCCAACGTTACAGCGGCGTGGCGCTGCCACAAGCGGGGAGCCCACTTTGCCAATCCCTGCTATACCCAGATCCACCCTACCTGTATTCCGGTTTCAGGGGACTACCAGTCGAAGCTAACGCTAATGAGTGAGGGGCTGCGCAATGATGGTCGGGTATGGGTGCCCAAAACACCGGGCGATACTCGTTCCCCTGAGGCGATTCCCGAAGCTGAGCGCGACTATTACCTGGAGCAGCGCTATCCCACCTTTGGCAATCTGGTACCCCGTGATGTGGCTTCGCGCAACGCCAAGCAGGTGACCGACCAAGGGCGGGGTGTGGGTGAAACGGGGTTGGCTGTGTATCTAGACTTTCGAGATGCGATCGCAAAGCAGGGGAAAGGTGCGATCGCAGCCCGCTACGGCAACCTCTTTGACATGTACCAGCGGATCACAGGCGACAACCCCTACGACGTGCCCATGCGGATCTACCCCGCCGTTCACTACACAATGGGCGGGCTGTGGGTTGACTACCACCTGATGAGCACCGTGCCCGGTCTGTTTGTGCTGGGCGAGGCCAACTTCTCTGATCACGGGGCCAACCGCCTCGGGGCCAGCGCCCTAATGCAGGGCCTAGCCGACGGCTATTTCGTCATTCCCTATACCCTAGGCAACTACATTGCCAGTCAGCCCCTGCCCCCCGTTAGCCCTGACCACGATGCTTTTGCCGAAGCCGAAGCCGCTGCCCAAGCCCGCATCACTCAGCTACTTAGCATTCAGGGCGAAAAGACGGTGCTGGAGTTTCATCGCGATCTGGGCCGACTGGTGTGGGACTTTGTCGGCATGGCCCGCCACCGAGAAGGATTGGAATCGGTCATCACCCAGATCCAAGATCTGCGGGAGGAGTTTTGGCAAAACCTGAAGGTACCCGGCCAGCCCAACACCTACAACAAGAACCTGGAGTTTGCCGGACGGGTCGCCGATTTCATGGAGCTAGCCGAACTGATGGCGCGAGATGCCCTGCATCGGGAAGAATCGTGCGGCGGCCACTTCCGCCAAGAGTCACAGACGCCAGAGGGTGAGGCCAAGCGAGACGATGAGCACTTTGCCTACGTTGCTGCCTGGGAGTATCGGGGCGAGGGGCGTGTGCCCGACCTGCATAAAGAAAGCCTAGACTTTGAAAATGTTGAGCTAACCCAGCGCAGCTATCGGTAA
- a CDS encoding YggT family protein, which produces METSLVGMLANAVATFLQIYTVLLIIRILLSWFPNVDWLSPPFNILSQLTDPYLNVFRSIIPPLGGIDLSPILAFLLLQFISQGVSVAAAQVAYAAF; this is translated from the coding sequence ATGGAGACTTCATTGGTTGGTATGCTCGCTAACGCGGTAGCCACCTTCCTTCAGATTTATACGGTCTTGCTGATTATCCGAATTTTGCTAAGCTGGTTTCCCAATGTGGATTGGCTTAGCCCTCCCTTCAATATCTTGAGCCAGCTAACCGACCCCTATTTAAACGTGTTTCGCTCTATCATTCCTCCTCTGGGTGGTATCGATCTCTCGCCTATTCTGGCCTTTTTGCTGCTTCAGTTCATTTCCCAGGGCGTTAGCGTGGCAGCAGCTCAGGTTGCCTACGCTGCTTTTTAA
- the crtH gene encoding carotenoid isomerase, whose protein sequence is MSTSQPKQWDVIVIGAGMGGLVTATQLAAKGAHVLVLESYLIPGGSAGYFERAGYRFDVGASMIFGFGSQGTTNLLTRALAAVGMELETLPDPVQVHYHLPQGLDIRVHRNYERFLEELCDRFPHERVGIRQFYDECWRVFHCLNAMPLLSLEEPRYVASVFVKHPLACLGLAKRLPINVGGVARRYLRDPELLRFIDMECYCWSVVPAERTPLINAGMVFSDRHYGGVNYPKGGVGQIAQQLVTGLEQAGSEIWYRSRVTEILTEKGRAIGVRLASGKTCFARRIVSNATRWDTFGSLVKQDLPPSEQRWQQHYQQSPSFVSLHLGVKAEAISEAADCHHILLEDWAEMETSGGTVFVSIPTLLDPDLAPPGHHIIHAFTPSWMADWQGLTSQAYHEQKQAAALALVRRLERLWPGLGDAISHQEIGTPRTHRRFLGRTNGTYGPIPAGKPWGLLGMPFNRTAIPGLYCVGDSTFPGQGLNAVAFSGFACAHRVAVDLGLD, encoded by the coding sequence ATGTCCACCAGCCAGCCTAAGCAGTGGGATGTGATTGTGATTGGGGCGGGTATGGGCGGCTTGGTTACAGCTACTCAGCTAGCCGCCAAAGGAGCCCATGTCCTGGTCTTAGAGAGCTATTTAATTCCCGGCGGCAGTGCGGGCTATTTTGAGCGGGCAGGTTATCGCTTTGATGTGGGAGCCTCAATGATCTTTGGCTTTGGCAGCCAGGGCACCACCAACTTACTGACCCGAGCCTTAGCTGCCGTGGGTATGGAACTAGAGACCCTGCCCGATCCGGTTCAGGTTCACTATCACCTCCCCCAGGGTCTCGATATTCGGGTGCATCGTAACTACGAACGGTTTCTGGAGGAATTGTGCGATCGCTTTCCCCACGAGCGGGTGGGCATTCGTCAGTTCTACGACGAATGCTGGCGGGTTTTCCACTGCTTAAACGCCATGCCCCTGCTGTCGTTGGAAGAACCTCGCTATGTCGCTAGCGTGTTCGTCAAGCATCCGTTGGCTTGCCTAGGGTTAGCAAAGCGTTTACCCATCAATGTGGGAGGGGTGGCCCGCCGCTACTTGCGCGATCCAGAGCTGCTGCGATTTATCGACATGGAGTGCTACTGCTGGTCTGTGGTACCTGCCGAGCGCACACCGTTGATCAATGCCGGCATGGTGTTTAGCGATCGCCACTACGGCGGCGTTAACTACCCCAAAGGCGGAGTTGGTCAGATTGCCCAGCAACTCGTAACTGGGCTAGAGCAGGCAGGGAGCGAAATCTGGTATCGCTCGCGAGTCACCGAAATCTTAACGGAAAAGGGCCGAGCCATCGGCGTGCGCTTGGCCTCTGGCAAGACCTGCTTTGCCCGCCGCATCGTCTCCAACGCTACTCGCTGGGACACCTTTGGCTCCCTAGTAAAGCAGGATCTACCCCCTTCAGAACAACGTTGGCAGCAGCACTACCAGCAGTCTCCCAGTTTCGTTAGCCTGCATTTGGGCGTCAAAGCCGAGGCGATTTCTGAGGCTGCCGACTGCCACCATATCTTGCTGGAAGACTGGGCCGAAATGGAAACCAGTGGCGGCACGGTGTTTGTCTCCATTCCGACCCTGCTTGACCCCGATCTAGCTCCGCCAGGGCATCACATTATCCATGCCTTTACCCCTAGCTGGATGGCCGACTGGCAAGGGCTAACTTCCCAGGCATACCACGAGCAGAAGCAGGCAGCAGCGCTGGCTTTGGTTCGCAGACTGGAGCGGCTATGGCCGGGATTAGGCGATGCAATCTCACATCAAGAAATCGGTACCCCCCGCACCCACCGTCGCTTCTTAGGTCGCACCAACGGCACCTATGGCCCCATCCCGGCAGGCAAGCCCTGGGGCCTGCTGGGCATGCCCTTTAACCGCACCGCCATCCCTGGCCTTTACTGCGTCGGCGACAGTACCTTTCCCGGCCAAGGGCTCAATGCAGTGGCTTTTTCGGGGTTTGCCTGCGCCCATCGGGTGGCGGTGGATTTGGGGCTGGATTAG
- a CDS encoding Glu/Leu/Phe/Val dehydrogenase gives MSTSLLSDANRRLERALKYVKISEDASERLKFPKASLKVSIPVRMDNGSLRVFEGYRVRYDDTRGPTKGGIRFHPNVNMDEVQSLAFWMTFKCAALNLPLGGGKGGITLNPKELSKFELERLSRGYIDAIADFIGPDVDIPAPDVYTNPMIMGWMMDQYSIIRRQLCPAVITGKPLSMGGSQGRDAATGTGAFFVLAAMMQKFDKSPHETTVAVQGFGNAGSVIARLLFEAGYKIVAVSDSQGGVYCPDGLDIPSVQQFKNAARSVKAVYCEGSVCSIVENHQVLTNEELLTLDVDILIPAALENQITAANAADVQARYIFEVANGPISADADEILEAKGIYVFPDILVNAGGVTVSYFEWVQNRSGLYWTEEEVNQRLSRMMVTEADKIWRISQELAIPLRTAAYVHALDRLGDALNAKGTREYYVG, from the coding sequence ATGTCCACCAGTCTGCTGTCAGATGCTAACCGTCGTCTGGAACGGGCGCTGAAGTACGTCAAGATTTCTGAGGATGCTAGCGAGCGGCTGAAGTTCCCCAAGGCCAGCCTTAAAGTTTCGATTCCGGTGCGGATGGATAATGGCTCTCTCAGGGTATTTGAGGGCTACCGGGTACGCTACGACGACACCCGGGGACCGACCAAGGGCGGCATTCGCTTTCATCCCAACGTGAACATGGATGAGGTGCAGTCTCTGGCGTTTTGGATGACCTTTAAGTGTGCAGCGCTGAATTTGCCTCTAGGCGGTGGCAAGGGCGGCATCACCCTCAACCCGAAGGAACTCTCTAAGTTTGAGCTAGAGCGGCTAAGCCGGGGCTATATAGATGCGATCGCAGACTTTATCGGCCCTGACGTCGATATTCCTGCGCCCGATGTCTACACCAACCCGATGATCATGGGCTGGATGATGGATCAATACAGCATCATCCGCCGTCAGCTTTGCCCTGCCGTGATTACTGGCAAACCCCTCAGCATGGGCGGTAGCCAGGGTCGCGACGCTGCTACCGGCACCGGAGCCTTCTTTGTGCTGGCCGCCATGATGCAAAAATTTGACAAGTCACCCCACGAAACCACGGTTGCGGTGCAGGGCTTTGGTAATGCTGGCAGTGTCATTGCCCGCCTCCTGTTTGAGGCTGGCTACAAGATTGTTGCCGTGAGCGATTCTCAAGGGGGCGTATACTGCCCTGACGGGCTTGATATTCCCAGCGTTCAGCAGTTCAAAAATGCCGCCCGCAGCGTCAAAGCGGTCTACTGCGAGGGCAGCGTCTGCAGCATTGTTGAGAATCACCAAGTCCTGACGAATGAGGAACTGCTTACCCTAGATGTCGATATCCTGATACCTGCTGCCCTAGAAAACCAAATCACAGCTGCCAACGCCGCTGATGTTCAAGCCCGCTACATCTTTGAAGTTGCCAACGGCCCAATTAGCGCTGATGCCGATGAGATTTTAGAGGCTAAAGGTATCTACGTCTTTCCAGACATTCTCGTGAATGCGGGCGGCGTAACTGTTAGCTATTTTGAGTGGGTGCAAAACCGCAGCGGGCTGTACTGGACCGAAGAGGAGGTGAATCAGCGCCTTAGCCGCATGATGGTCACAGAAGCCGACAAAATCTGGCGTATTAGCCAGGAGTTAGCCATTCCCCTACGGACTGCTGCCTATGTTCACGCCCTAGACCGGCTAGGAGATGCCCTCAACGCTAAAGGCACCCGCGAATATTACGTTGGCTGA
- the rpsD gene encoding 30S ribosomal protein S4, with protein MARYRGPRLRVVRRLGELPGLSRKSPRKAYPPGQHGQARKKKSEYGVRLEEKQKLRFNYGLTEKQLLRYVKKARRAGGSTGLSLLQQLEMRLDNTIFRLGFGPTIPAARQIVNHGHITVNGRVVSIPSYQCRPGDVISVRDKAVSRTLVEANLQFPGLANVPNHLELDKGKLTAKVNGIIEREWIALNINELLVVEYYSRKA; from the coding sequence ATGGCGCGATATAGAGGCCCTCGCCTCCGAGTAGTACGCCGCCTGGGGGAACTGCCTGGACTGAGCCGTAAATCTCCTCGTAAGGCTTATCCCCCCGGACAACACGGGCAGGCCCGTAAGAAAAAATCTGAATATGGGGTTCGTCTAGAAGAGAAGCAAAAGCTCCGCTTCAACTATGGGTTGACGGAAAAGCAGCTGCTTCGGTACGTGAAAAAAGCCCGTCGGGCTGGTGGTTCTACCGGCTTGTCTCTACTACAGCAGCTAGAGATGCGGTTAGACAACACGATCTTCCGGTTAGGCTTTGGCCCGACCATTCCGGCGGCGCGTCAGATCGTCAACCACGGTCACATTACCGTCAACGGTCGGGTCGTTAGCATTCCTAGCTATCAGTGCCGTCCTGGCGATGTGATCAGCGTTCGCGACAAGGCTGTCTCTCGCACCTTGGTGGAAGCCAACCTGCAATTCCCTGGTCTGGCCAACGTTCCCAACCATCTTGAACTCGATAAGGGCAAGCTCACTGCTAAGGTGAACGGCATCATCGAGCGGGAATGGATTGCGCTCAATATCAACGAACTGCTCGTGGTTGAGTACTACTCGCGGAAGGCATAA
- a CDS encoding amidohydrolase family protein, which yields MAPLFEFTNCIVLYGPDLVPHHCQHFTVSGDTIDQIALGEPCYAINQGTQVIMPGMYNGHTHMGDSCLPDGATGLTLEEGFFRPHGYKYRELAKQSEAEHLTHITNHLRYMARTGTVGHFDFREQGMYGSQLLRRASESTGVRSVILGQFNELPFTSDELQHNQAALSPQAIDELKAVLAAADGFSESTMNDLTDPAWQQILTLTETAHKLRAIHCLENTAYREVSLAVTGRGDLERAIDLYRPHLVIHATVANADEISLLSEHRLNVVLNPRANANLGLPLPPIAALLQSQANLLLGTDNGLLNSPNLFAELDFTYKVAKSQFGDALHPDPADILKLVTSNVGAVLEGALEDGTCGYLAEGKPADFVVLDFTQPHLQRSRHLIASILTRVTPADVLMTVRRGNCLHA from the coding sequence ATGGCTCCTCTCTTTGAGTTCACCAACTGTATAGTTCTCTACGGGCCTGATCTGGTGCCCCACCACTGCCAGCACTTTACCGTCAGCGGCGACACAATTGACCAAATTGCCTTAGGCGAACCCTGCTACGCCATCAATCAAGGCACCCAGGTAATCATGCCCGGTATGTACAATGGCCACACCCACATGGGCGATAGCTGTCTGCCCGATGGAGCCACCGGCCTAACTTTAGAAGAAGGATTTTTTCGGCCCCACGGCTATAAATACCGGGAACTAGCCAAGCAGTCCGAAGCCGAACATCTAACGCACATTACCAATCACCTGCGCTACATGGCCCGCACTGGCACAGTCGGCCACTTTGACTTTCGGGAGCAGGGCATGTACGGCAGTCAACTCCTACGTCGAGCTTCCGAATCAACTGGGGTACGCTCAGTTATTTTGGGCCAGTTCAATGAGCTGCCTTTTACCTCCGACGAACTCCAGCACAATCAGGCAGCACTTAGCCCACAGGCCATCGATGAACTCAAGGCAGTGCTCGCCGCTGCCGATGGCTTCTCTGAAAGCACCATGAATGACCTGACCGACCCTGCTTGGCAGCAAATTCTTACCCTTACAGAAACAGCCCACAAGCTCCGGGCCATTCACTGCCTGGAAAACACTGCCTACAGGGAAGTCAGCCTAGCGGTGACTGGGCGCGGCGATTTGGAACGAGCGATTGATTTGTACCGGCCCCACCTGGTAATTCACGCCACTGTTGCCAATGCGGATGAAATTTCCTTGCTGTCGGAGCATCGGCTCAACGTAGTGCTCAACCCTAGAGCCAACGCTAATCTAGGCCTACCACTGCCACCGATCGCGGCGCTGCTGCAAAGTCAGGCCAATCTGCTGTTGGGCACCGACAACGGCCTGCTTAACAGCCCCAACTTGTTTGCTGAACTCGATTTCACCTACAAAGTTGCCAAGAGTCAGTTTGGAGACGCCCTGCATCCTGACCCGGCTGACATTCTCAAACTGGTGACCAGCAACGTCGGTGCAGTCTTAGAAGGGGCGCTGGAGGACGGCACCTGCGGCTATCTAGCTGAGGGCAAACCTGCCGATTTTGTTGTTCTAGACTTTACCCAGCCCCATTTGCAGCGCAGCCGCCATCTGATTGCTAGTATTTTGACCCGTGTCACCCCGGCAGATGTGCTGATGACCGTGCGTCGAGGCAACTGTCTTCACGCTTAA
- the upp gene encoding uracil phosphoribosyltransferase: MAPQLRVFVPPHPLIQHWLGVSRDADTPSTLFRSAMTELGRWLTYEAVRDWLPTLETTVETPLASCPATFINPEVPVVIVPILRAGLALMEGAQSLLPLASIYHIGFVRDEETLEPTCYLNKLPASFDPQTRVLISEPMLATGGTIMAMMKELTARGADPSMVRIISVVTAPAALQKLADAYPELNIYAATIDEGLNSQGFIVPGLGDAGDRTFGT; encoded by the coding sequence ATGGCACCACAACTGCGCGTATTTGTTCCTCCCCATCCCCTAATCCAACATTGGCTTGGCGTTTCTCGGGATGCCGACACGCCCTCGACCCTGTTTCGTTCAGCTATGACTGAACTAGGCCGATGGCTGACCTACGAGGCTGTGCGAGATTGGCTGCCCACCCTTGAGACCACGGTTGAGACTCCTTTGGCTAGCTGCCCGGCGACCTTCATCAACCCGGAAGTGCCGGTGGTGATTGTACCAATTTTGCGGGCAGGCTTGGCACTGATGGAGGGGGCACAGTCTCTACTGCCGCTGGCCTCGATTTACCACATCGGCTTTGTTAGGGATGAAGAAACCCTGGAGCCTACCTGCTATCTCAACAAGCTGCCAGCCTCTTTTGATCCTCAAACGCGGGTGCTGATTAGCGAACCGATGCTGGCAACGGGCGGCACCATCATGGCAATGATGAAGGAACTGACCGCTCGTGGTGCTGATCCGTCGATGGTGCGGATTATCTCCGTAGTCACTGCCCCAGCAGCTCTGCAAAAGCTAGCAGATGCCTATCCTGAGCTCAATATCTATGCGGCCACCATTGACGAAGGGCTCAATTCCCAGGGCTTTATTGTGCCGGGACTGGGAGATGCGGGCGATCGCACCTTTGGTACCTAG